A window of the Leptolyngbya subtilissima AS-A7 genome harbors these coding sequences:
- a CDS encoding O-antigen ligase family protein produces MAQTPAQQLNAVFKGWWLGGVGLVAVVFMTWLPHSYLRMVSWPWALVWQLGFLAFGGWLVWQLRQFHVPFRPLGYGLDWAVAGTGIVLMVCSLASDFKTVALWNVVLATYYFFSLYCGVNWINQAQLKATQVAAAIATTMLGTTLISLLLWRPTSGAELDDSFSAALRNAMPFGHHNFVGGYFALALPFVAAYAVAFKGWLRWLMAAASALAAIALYLSGSRGALLGILVWLLLIVVAFIVNPNAKGRTQRWLLGGLGLAVAISALASNSRVRSLFGGLDFNDPSGFVVQDGPVLDRYFLAKTALNILSHRPLVGVGPGVMSRVSNLYRPIETGLGQDHSQQLHSTPFQLLGEMGLLGLGLYLVWLVLVAALWLRLYQTVQEPASRWLLYGAGGSFLAYGVSSLTDYQLENIGISTAFGALLLLLLSLANQTELPSLPTLSGGTRRYLSLALVAWLAITTYLWFVTDLGFFFAHRALSRAERGDVAGSLQQLSAAATFVPWDPTYPALSGQIIYQLLPLVSSGEQDAVRRDVLTDLYSAVAIAPNDAWFNYNMAVLLLPQNPAAAADYSRRAVQLLPRKNALSRYVLGQAYLAQGQTEAAVTAFSLQGLGNPEFLTLPLWEQESLAPIKQQVLDQALIYHESMLNGLSPKIPGYSTFYDQTALIRWWQRQPLTANRDRLRPITQALLATDQSLEAALAIVNQALEATPQDQALLLLQAWLSPAAAQNYFAQAELPAPEKALLTESLGQFRDARSWLTSLVEPVELTGRSLLGLTYRNRYAQGINFIAPIEGMEQWAIPNLLGLFGELPREFVALDQAIETIQTKQLNLPSAVKNRFEITPLPPLPKNFFNQM; encoded by the coding sequence ACCTGGCTACCTCACAGTTACTTGCGCATGGTGAGTTGGCCATGGGCCTTGGTGTGGCAGCTGGGGTTTCTAGCTTTTGGCGGCTGGCTGGTCTGGCAGCTACGCCAGTTTCACGTGCCGTTTCGTCCCCTAGGTTACGGGCTCGATTGGGCTGTAGCCGGCACAGGTATTGTTTTAATGGTTTGCAGCCTGGCCAGCGACTTCAAAACAGTGGCCCTATGGAATGTGGTTTTAGCAACGTACTACTTTTTTTCGTTGTACTGCGGCGTCAATTGGATAAACCAAGCCCAGCTCAAAGCTACTCAGGTAGCCGCAGCGATCGCCACAACGATGCTAGGCACCACCCTAATTTCCTTACTTCTATGGCGACCTACGTCAGGGGCAGAGTTAGACGACAGTTTTTCTGCTGCCCTGCGCAATGCTATGCCCTTTGGCCACCACAATTTCGTGGGTGGCTACTTTGCTCTAGCGCTGCCGTTTGTTGCAGCCTATGCTGTGGCCTTTAAGGGATGGCTGCGGTGGTTGATGGCGGCGGCCTCGGCCTTGGCTGCGATCGCTCTCTACCTCAGCGGATCGCGGGGGGCGTTGTTGGGGATTTTGGTGTGGTTGCTTCTTATAGTCGTTGCCTTCATTGTCAACCCCAACGCTAAGGGCAGAACCCAGCGTTGGTTGCTAGGCGGACTGGGGTTAGCCGTCGCGATTAGCGCTCTAGCCAGCAACTCAAGGGTTCGCAGCTTGTTTGGCGGCCTAGATTTCAACGATCCTTCTGGCTTTGTAGTACAAGATGGCCCGGTGCTCGATCGCTACTTCCTGGCTAAGACTGCCCTTAACATTCTTAGCCATCGTCCCTTAGTGGGCGTGGGGCCAGGGGTGATGAGCCGTGTCTCAAATCTATATCGCCCGATAGAAACGGGCCTAGGTCAAGACCACTCCCAGCAGCTTCACAGTACGCCGTTTCAGCTTTTAGGAGAGATGGGGCTACTGGGTCTTGGGCTGTATTTAGTATGGCTAGTGCTTGTCGCCGCGCTCTGGCTGCGTCTATACCAAACTGTACAAGAGCCGGCTAGTCGATGGTTGCTGTATGGCGCAGGCGGTAGCTTCTTAGCCTACGGGGTATCTAGCCTCACTGACTACCAGCTTGAAAACATTGGCATTTCTACGGCGTTTGGGGCCTTGCTACTCCTGTTGCTCAGCCTAGCAAATCAAACAGAGCTGCCCTCGCTGCCTACCCTAAGTGGAGGAACCCGCCGCTATCTTAGCCTGGCCCTGGTAGCCTGGTTGGCGATCACAACCTATTTGTGGTTTGTGACCGACCTAGGCTTCTTCTTTGCCCACCGCGCCCTCAGCCGTGCAGAACGAGGCGATGTAGCTGGCTCGTTGCAACAGCTATCTGCCGCTGCCACTTTCGTTCCTTGGGATCCAACCTACCCCGCCCTATCCGGACAAATCATCTATCAACTGCTGCCTCTTGTGTCCTCGGGTGAGCAAGATGCTGTGCGCCGCGATGTCTTGACTGATCTGTATAGCGCTGTTGCGATCGCCCCCAACGATGCCTGGTTTAATTACAACATGGCGGTTCTGCTGTTACCTCAAAACCCGGCTGCCGCAGCGGACTATAGCCGCCGTGCCGTGCAGCTACTCCCCAGAAAAAATGCCTTGAGCCGCTATGTGCTGGGGCAAGCTTACCTAGCCCAAGGCCAAACCGAAGCCGCCGTAACCGCGTTTAGCCTTCAAGGCCTTGGCAATCCCGAATTTTTGACTTTGCCTCTGTGGGAGCAAGAGTCTCTAGCACCAATTAAACAGCAGGTTTTAGATCAAGCGTTAATTTACCACGAGTCCATGCTCAATGGGCTATCGCCAAAGATCCCAGGATATTCCACCTTTTACGACCAAACAGCGCTGATTCGCTGGTGGCAGAGACAACCTCTCACCGCCAACCGTGACAGGCTAAGACCAATCACGCAGGCGCTTTTAGCCACAGACCAAAGCCTCGAAGCAGCCCTAGCTATCGTTAATCAAGCCCTAGAAGCAACTCCCCAAGATCAGGCTCTATTGCTGCTTCAGGCATGGCTTTCGCCTGCCGCTGCCCAAAACTACTTTGCTCAAGCCGAGCTTCCTGCACCTGAGAAGGCACTGCTAACCGAATCGCTGGGGCAATTTCGAGATGCGCGATCGTGGTTGACTTCCTTAGTAGAACCGGTTGAACTAACTGGCCGTAGCTTGCTAGGGCTCACCTATCGCAATCGATATGCTCAAGGCATTAACTTTATTGCACCCATTGAGGGAATGGAGCAGTGGGCTATCCCTAACTTACTTGGGTTGTTTGGGGAGCTGCCCAGAGAGTTTGTGGCGCTAGACCAAGCTATAGAAACGATTCAAACTAAGCAGCTTAACTTGCCCAGTGCCGTCAAGAATCGCTTTGAAATTACACCCCTGCCTCCACTGCCCAAAAACTTTTTTAATCAGATGTGA